In a single window of the Agrobacterium fabrum str. C58 genome:
- a CDS encoding GntR family transcriptional regulator: MQDSHTSESAQSAVEDAIISGILSARIRPGTRLSENQLASLFSVSRTRIREAMMRLETRGIVTVSPRRGWFVVEPSAEESIKVYEARRIIEYGLLRNLSTVSAQGIALLADHLDEEKAAIAKGDRQRLTCLMGDFHIRIAEIAGNDIIVEALRDLTARTIRISMLYQSDFHAQQSHDGHCRIFEAIRAADFHAAAELAIRHLDEVETGLDLTRRPDPLYELRNSLSLQPLFSSPKE; this comes from the coding sequence ATGCAAGATAGCCATACATCCGAAAGCGCCCAGAGCGCGGTAGAAGACGCCATCATCTCAGGCATTCTTTCCGCGCGCATCCGTCCGGGAACCCGCCTCAGCGAGAACCAGCTCGCCAGCCTTTTCAGCGTGTCGCGCACGCGCATCCGCGAGGCGATGATGCGGCTTGAGACGCGCGGCATCGTCACCGTCAGCCCGCGTCGCGGCTGGTTCGTGGTGGAGCCTTCCGCTGAAGAATCCATCAAGGTCTATGAGGCGCGCCGCATCATTGAATATGGGCTCTTACGCAATCTTTCCACGGTGAGCGCGCAAGGCATTGCGCTGCTTGCCGATCATCTCGATGAGGAGAAGGCGGCAATTGCCAAAGGTGATCGCCAGCGCCTGACTTGCCTGATGGGTGATTTTCACATCCGCATCGCTGAAATCGCCGGAAACGACATCATTGTCGAAGCGCTGCGTGACCTGACGGCCAGAACCATCCGCATCTCCATGCTCTATCAGTCCGACTTCCATGCGCAGCAATCGCATGACGGGCACTGCCGCATCTTCGAGGCGATCAGGGCGGCCGATTTCCATGCCGCCGCCGAACTCGCCATCCGCCATCTCGACGAAGTCGAAACCGGACTCGATCTCACCCGCAGGCCGGACCCGCTTTATGAGCTCCGCAACTCCCTTTCATTGCAGCCTCTTTTCTCAAGCCCCAAGGAGTAG
- a CDS encoding transporter substrate-binding domain-containing protein, producing MFSRRLLLAIAAVSVTLGFSPAAFADALGDISSRGTIRVAVPQDFPPFGSVGTDMAPQGYDIDVANLIGEKLGVKVELVPVTSANRVPYLQTNKVDLVISSLGKNPDREKVIDFSTAYAPFFNGVFAPDSVTVAKAEDLSGKTIGVTRGAVEDLELTKVAPADTTIKRYEDNNGTISAFLAGQVEAVATGNVVAAAILAKNPPKRPELKFLIKNSPCYIGLNKEQPALLEKVNAIIATAKTDGSLNTIAQKWLKTDLPKDL from the coding sequence ATGTTTTCCAGACGTTTATTGCTCGCCATCGCCGCTGTTTCCGTAACGCTTGGTTTTTCGCCCGCAGCCTTTGCCGATGCGCTTGGCGATATTTCCTCGCGCGGCACGATCCGTGTTGCGGTCCCGCAGGATTTCCCGCCCTTCGGTAGCGTCGGCACGGATATGGCGCCGCAGGGTTATGATATCGACGTTGCCAATCTGATCGGCGAGAAGCTTGGCGTGAAGGTCGAGCTGGTGCCGGTCACAAGCGCCAACCGCGTTCCCTATCTGCAGACCAACAAGGTCGACCTCGTCATCTCGAGCCTCGGCAAGAACCCGGACCGTGAAAAGGTCATCGACTTCTCCACCGCCTACGCGCCCTTCTTCAACGGCGTCTTTGCACCGGACTCGGTTACTGTGGCCAAGGCGGAAGATCTATCGGGCAAGACCATCGGCGTTACCCGTGGCGCCGTCGAGGATTTGGAACTGACCAAGGTTGCTCCGGCCGACACGACTATCAAGCGTTATGAAGACAATAACGGCACCATCTCCGCCTTCCTCGCCGGCCAGGTGGAAGCCGTGGCAACGGGCAATGTCGTGGCCGCCGCCATTTTGGCCAAGAACCCGCCGAAGCGCCCCGAGCTGAAATTCCTGATCAAGAATTCGCCCTGCTATATCGGCCTGAACAAGGAGCAGCCGGCGCTACTGGAAAAGGTCAACGCCATCATCGCGACTGCAAAGACCGATGGTTCGCTGAACACGATCGCGCAGAAGTGGCTGAAAACCGATCTTCCGAAGGATCTCTGA
- the fabZ gene encoding 3-hydroxyacyl-ACP dehydratase FabZ produces the protein MADETKATLGTADILEVMKLLPHRYPFLLIDKIIEIDGDSSAIGIKNVTVNEPHFTGHFPDRPIMPGVLIVEAMAQTAGAICARNQGEGGHLVYFMTIDNARFRRPVVPGDRLEIHVVKQRQRGNVFKFHCEAKVEGALVAEADVGAMMIPEGQ, from the coding sequence ATGGCTGACGAAACGAAGGCGACGCTTGGCACGGCCGACATCTTGGAAGTCATGAAACTTCTGCCGCATCGTTACCCGTTTTTGCTCATCGACAAGATCATCGAGATCGATGGCGACAGTTCGGCGATCGGCATCAAGAACGTGACGGTCAACGAACCGCATTTCACCGGCCATTTCCCTGATCGGCCGATCATGCCGGGCGTTCTGATCGTCGAGGCGATGGCCCAGACGGCCGGCGCCATCTGCGCCCGTAACCAGGGCGAGGGCGGTCATCTCGTTTATTTCATGACCATCGACAACGCGCGTTTCCGCAGACCAGTGGTTCCGGGCGATCGCCTCGAAATCCATGTGGTCAAGCAGCGCCAGCGCGGCAATGTGTTTAAGTTCCATTGCGAAGCGAAGGTCGAAGGCGCGCTCGTGGCGGAAGCCGATGTCGGCGCGATGATGATCCCCGAGGGCCAGTAA
- the lpxD gene encoding UDP-3-O-(3-hydroxymyristoyl)glucosamine N-acyltransferase produces MEYNAFFPPHEGLRLKDIADLFGAELSDDAAGERIIRSVAPVYRAKPDQLCYILSRKSGEELLTCEAGAVICDAALKSLIPSHIPALISKTPHTLFAQVGALLHPSAMRPSLVARMEAEISPAAYVDPSAKLEPGVIVEPMAVIGAGVHIGAGTRIGPGVVIGSDVQIGRDCTIAGGASILAALLGNNVIIHNGARIGQDGFGYAPGPRGMLKIVQIGRVIIQDHVEVGANTTIDRGTMDDTVIGEGTKIDNQVQIGHNVRIGRHCGIVSGVGIAGSTRIGDGVMIGGATGVNGHITIGDGVQIAAMSGVVSDVPAGTRYGGIPARPMKHFLRDMADILARAEERDKKTGEKNNG; encoded by the coding sequence ATGGAATACAACGCATTTTTTCCGCCCCACGAGGGACTGCGATTGAAAGATATCGCAGACCTTTTTGGGGCGGAACTGTCTGATGACGCGGCGGGCGAGCGGATTATCAGGTCCGTTGCACCGGTCTACCGGGCAAAACCGGATCAGCTCTGTTACATTCTTTCCCGCAAGAGCGGCGAAGAGCTGCTGACCTGCGAGGCCGGTGCTGTCATTTGTGACGCGGCCCTGAAGAGCCTGATTCCTTCCCATATTCCCGCATTGATATCGAAGACCCCGCACACGCTGTTTGCGCAGGTCGGTGCTTTGCTGCATCCATCCGCCATGCGGCCCTCGCTTGTTGCTCGGATGGAAGCGGAAATTTCCCCGGCTGCCTATGTCGATCCATCGGCAAAGCTCGAGCCGGGCGTCATCGTGGAACCCATGGCCGTGATCGGCGCGGGCGTTCATATCGGCGCTGGCACGCGCATTGGCCCGGGTGTCGTTATCGGCTCCGATGTCCAGATCGGTCGCGATTGTACGATTGCCGGTGGAGCGAGCATTTTGGCGGCGCTGCTCGGCAATAATGTCATCATCCATAACGGTGCACGCATCGGCCAGGATGGTTTCGGTTATGCGCCGGGTCCGCGTGGCATGCTGAAGATCGTGCAGATCGGCCGGGTCATCATTCAGGACCATGTCGAGGTCGGCGCCAATACGACGATCGATCGCGGCACGATGGATGACACCGTCATCGGCGAAGGCACCAAGATCGACAATCAGGTGCAGATCGGTCACAACGTTCGCATCGGTCGCCATTGCGGCATTGTCAGCGGGGTCGGTATTGCCGGCAGCACCCGCATCGGTGACGGTGTGATGATTGGCGGCGCAACGGGCGTTAATGGCCATATCACCATTGGCGATGGTGTGCAGATTGCCGCGATGAGCGGCGTGGTTTCCGATGTTCCGGCCGGCACCCGTTACGGCGGCATTCCGGCGCGTCCGATGAAACATTTCCTGCGCGATATGGCCGATATTCTGGCGCGCGCCGAAGAGCGTGATAAAAAAACAGGAGAAAAAAACAATGGCTGA
- a CDS encoding amino acid ABC transporter permease has translation MKYTFDFGWLLEYYPQIAKGIAITLELIAIGGVLGIALGIFCAWVRALGPKWLRPPVATYVELIRNTPFLIQLFFIFFGLPSLGLQLSELSAANIAMVVNLGAYSCEIIRAGIQATPKGQFEAGASLAMTRFETFRHVVLVPSLQRIWPALSSQVVIVMLGSSVVSQIAAEDLTFAANFIQSRTFRAFEAYMVSTVIYLVLAILLRQLLVMGGNLIFPRRSVR, from the coding sequence GTGAAATACACATTCGATTTTGGATGGCTTCTCGAATATTACCCGCAGATCGCCAAGGGCATTGCCATCACGCTGGAATTGATTGCCATTGGCGGCGTTCTTGGCATCGCGCTCGGCATATTCTGCGCCTGGGTGCGCGCGCTCGGGCCCAAATGGCTGCGGCCGCCGGTTGCGACCTATGTGGAGCTCATTCGCAATACGCCATTTCTCATACAACTGTTTTTTATCTTCTTCGGCCTGCCGTCGCTTGGCCTGCAACTGTCGGAACTGAGCGCGGCCAACATTGCCATGGTGGTCAATCTCGGTGCTTATAGCTGCGAAATCATTCGCGCCGGCATTCAGGCGACGCCCAAGGGGCAGTTTGAGGCGGGAGCAAGCCTTGCCATGACCCGTTTCGAAACCTTCCGGCATGTGGTGCTGGTGCCGTCCCTGCAACGCATCTGGCCGGCGCTGTCGTCGCAGGTGGTGATCGTCATGCTCGGCTCGTCCGTTGTGTCGCAGATCGCTGCCGAAGACCTGACCTTTGCCGCCAATTTCATCCAGTCGCGCACCTTCCGCGCCTTCGAAGCCTACATGGTCTCCACCGTCATCTATCTTGTGCTGGCCATTCTCTTGAGGCAGTTGCTGGTCATGGGCGGCAACCTCATTTTTCCGCGCAGGAGTGTCCGATGA
- a CDS encoding amino acid ABC transporter ATP-binding protein: MSLIEITEVRKSYGSNEVLKGINLDVEPGEVIAIIGKSGSGKSTLLRCINGLETISAGSISVAGAQLLDDDLHLKALRLKVGMIFQQFNLFPHQTVGGNVMLSQTVVKKTPKPEAEAVARTMLERVGLAHKFDAYPDELSGGQQQRVAIARALAMQPIALLCDEITSALDPELVSEVLAVVRELAGEGMTLLMVTHEMKFARDVCSRVVFMHEGRVHEIGPPEEVFSNPATPELKQFLGVAARH; encoded by the coding sequence ATGTCGCTCATCGAAATCACTGAAGTCCGCAAAAGCTATGGCAGCAACGAGGTTCTGAAAGGCATCAACCTTGATGTGGAGCCCGGCGAGGTCATCGCCATCATCGGCAAGAGCGGCTCTGGAAAATCGACCCTGCTTCGCTGCATCAACGGGCTGGAGACGATTTCGGCCGGTTCCATATCGGTCGCCGGCGCGCAGCTTCTCGACGATGATCTGCATCTGAAAGCCCTGCGGCTGAAGGTCGGTATGATCTTCCAGCAGTTCAATCTCTTCCCGCACCAGACGGTCGGTGGCAACGTCATGCTGTCTCAGACGGTGGTGAAGAAGACACCGAAACCGGAAGCGGAAGCCGTTGCCCGCACCATGCTGGAACGGGTCGGGCTGGCGCATAAGTTCGATGCCTATCCCGATGAATTGTCCGGTGGCCAGCAGCAACGCGTCGCCATTGCCCGCGCACTCGCCATGCAGCCGATCGCGCTTCTCTGCGACGAGATTACCTCGGCGCTCGATCCTGAGCTGGTCTCGGAGGTGCTGGCGGTGGTGCGTGAACTGGCCGGCGAAGGCATGACGCTGCTGATGGTAACACATGAAATGAAATTTGCGCGCGACGTCTGCTCCCGCGTCGTTTTCATGCATGAGGGCAGGGTGCATGAAATTGGCCCGCCGGAAGAAGTGTTCTCCAATCCCGCGACGCCCGAGCTCAAGCAGTTTCTCGGCGTTGCTGCGCGCCACTGA
- a CDS encoding amino acid ABC transporter permease: protein MIEFSTWDILRNLLLATRWTVLLSLVSFAGGGLVALLLLFMRISRKKSMRVFARYYVELFQGTPLLMQLFIAFFGLGLVGIDVPAWLAAGLTLILWAAAFLTEIWRGCVESVAKGQWEASASLAMGRLQQMRYVILPQAMRVAIPPTVGFFVQVIKGTAVTSIIGFVELSKAGTVVTNATFQPFTVYGLVALIYFALCWPLSKSSQILERKLNVAHRNH from the coding sequence ATGATCGAATTCTCCACCTGGGATATTCTCAGAAACCTGTTGCTCGCCACGCGCTGGACCGTTCTGCTGTCGCTCGTTTCCTTTGCCGGCGGCGGTCTCGTGGCGCTGCTTCTGCTGTTCATGCGCATTTCCCGCAAAAAATCGATGCGGGTTTTCGCGCGCTATTATGTCGAGCTTTTCCAGGGAACGCCGCTTTTGATGCAGCTTTTCATCGCCTTTTTCGGCCTCGGCCTCGTCGGCATCGATGTGCCGGCCTGGCTGGCGGCGGGCCTGACGCTGATCCTGTGGGCGGCTGCCTTTCTTACCGAAATCTGGCGCGGCTGTGTCGAATCCGTCGCGAAAGGCCAATGGGAGGCGTCGGCAAGCCTTGCCATGGGACGCCTGCAACAGATGCGCTACGTCATCCTGCCGCAGGCTATGCGGGTGGCCATTCCGCCGACCGTCGGGTTTTTCGTACAGGTTATCAAGGGAACGGCTGTAACGTCGATCATCGGCTTCGTGGAACTGTCCAAGGCTGGCACGGTCGTCACCAACGCCACCTTCCAGCCCTTCACTGTTTATGGCCTCGTCGCCCTCATCTATTTCGCGCTGTGCTGGCCTCTGTCGAAGAGCAGCCAGATCCTCGAAAGGAAGCTCAATGTCGCTCATCGAAATCACTGA
- the lpxB gene encoding lipid-A-disaccharide synthase — MTAALKVAVIAGEVSGDLLGADLIRSLKVRYAGSVELVGVGGEALEAQGLTSLFDYSELSIMGFTQVLKKLPKLIARINQTAAAIVAAKPDILLIIDSPDFTHRVAKKVRKQLPQLPVVNYVCPSVWAWKEYRATAMLSYVDHVLALLPFEPEAMRRLGGPPTTFVGHRLSVDPEVLAARQKRADRPLPEQGQPRTILLLPGSRSTETTRLMEPFQDAAKAFVERNGPTRFLLPTVPRQEHRIREMAAMWPDDIRPEIGIDSAFKWKAFAEADAAIAASGTVILELALAGVPTISVYKTDWIFTMLSKRVKTWTGALPNLIADYAIIPEYFNEVVRSGSMLRWAERLSSDTTERRAMLEGYALVQQRLHTDVPPGETGAAILLDVLKTKNSRSA; from the coding sequence ATGACGGCGGCATTAAAAGTGGCGGTAATCGCCGGGGAAGTATCCGGCGATCTCTTGGGCGCGGATCTAATCCGATCGCTCAAAGTCCGATATGCGGGTTCCGTTGAACTGGTGGGCGTTGGCGGCGAAGCGCTGGAGGCGCAGGGGCTCACCTCGCTGTTCGACTATTCCGAACTCTCCATCATGGGCTTCACGCAGGTTCTCAAGAAGCTGCCGAAACTCATTGCGCGGATCAACCAGACCGCCGCAGCCATCGTGGCCGCAAAGCCGGACATTCTGCTGATCATCGACAGCCCGGATTTTACCCATCGCGTCGCGAAAAAAGTCCGCAAACAATTGCCGCAGCTGCCGGTCGTCAATTATGTCTGCCCGAGCGTGTGGGCGTGGAAGGAATATCGCGCCACGGCGATGTTGTCCTATGTCGACCACGTTCTGGCCCTGCTACCCTTCGAACCGGAGGCTATGCGGCGCCTTGGCGGCCCGCCGACGACATTCGTCGGCCACCGGCTCAGCGTCGATCCTGAAGTGCTGGCGGCACGGCAGAAGCGGGCCGACCGGCCTCTTCCGGAACAGGGCCAGCCGAGGACCATCCTTCTCCTGCCGGGATCGCGTTCCACTGAGACGACGCGGTTGATGGAGCCGTTTCAGGACGCGGCGAAAGCTTTCGTGGAACGCAACGGCCCCACCCGGTTCCTGCTTCCCACCGTACCACGGCAGGAACATCGCATTCGCGAAATGGCAGCGATGTGGCCGGACGACATCAGGCCCGAGATCGGTATCGACTCTGCCTTCAAGTGGAAGGCGTTTGCCGAGGCCGATGCGGCCATTGCCGCTTCCGGCACCGTCATTCTCGAACTGGCGCTGGCCGGTGTGCCGACCATCTCTGTCTACAAGACCGACTGGATTTTCACCATGCTGAGCAAACGGGTGAAGACATGGACGGGCGCCTTGCCGAACCTGATTGCCGATTACGCCATCATACCGGAATACTTCAACGAGGTGGTACGATCAGGCTCGATGCTGCGCTGGGCCGAGCGCCTGTCTTCCGATACCACCGAACGGCGGGCGATGCTGGAAGGTTATGCACTGGTGCAGCAGCGTCTGCATACCGACGTCCCTCCAGGCGAAACCGGTGCAGCCATTCTTCTCGATGTCCTGAAGACCAAAAATAGCCGCTCAGCCTGA
- a CDS encoding LpxI family protein — MTGGGRLAIVAGSGQLPLYVAAAAREMGENPFIVRLRDDSRYDWSGFDNAVISVGDVAGLGRLLRENQVDRVVLSGAVARRPEWREIRPTAGILIKLPSIVKTLLSGGDDAVLQMVIKIISTLGAKVIGAHEIAPGLLATTGPLGGQKPAEEDLKDIRGAAEAALALGKLDVGQGAVSVGGRIVALEGIEGTDAMLARVAALRAEGRISPRRKGVLVKLCKPQQDIRADLPTIGIETVENAKKAGLAGIAVEAGRALVLDREAMLKAADEAGIFVCGIDTSLGGDMVGGDMIG; from the coding sequence GTGACAGGCGGCGGGCGTCTCGCCATCGTGGCCGGCAGCGGCCAGCTGCCGCTTTATGTGGCGGCGGCGGCCCGGGAGATGGGCGAGAACCCCTTCATCGTGCGCTTGCGCGATGATTCCCGTTACGACTGGAGCGGTTTTGACAATGCCGTCATCAGCGTCGGCGATGTCGCAGGGCTTGGCCGTCTCCTGCGTGAAAATCAGGTAGACCGTGTCGTATTGTCCGGCGCCGTTGCGCGGCGGCCGGAATGGCGGGAAATCCGCCCCACCGCCGGCATCCTGATTAAGCTGCCCTCCATCGTCAAAACGCTGCTGTCAGGTGGCGATGATGCGGTTCTGCAGATGGTAATCAAGATCATCAGCACGCTCGGCGCAAAAGTCATCGGCGCGCATGAGATTGCGCCCGGCTTGCTGGCAACCACGGGGCCTCTCGGTGGGCAGAAGCCTGCCGAAGAGGATCTGAAGGATATTCGCGGGGCGGCTGAGGCGGCACTTGCGCTCGGCAAGCTCGATGTCGGGCAGGGGGCAGTCTCCGTTGGTGGCCGCATCGTGGCGCTGGAAGGTATAGAGGGTACGGATGCCATGCTGGCGCGTGTCGCCGCTCTGCGTGCCGAAGGGCGCATATCGCCCCGCCGTAAAGGCGTGCTGGTCAAGCTCTGCAAGCCCCAGCAGGATATACGTGCCGATCTGCCGACCATCGGCATCGAAACCGTAGAAAATGCGAAAAAAGCCGGACTGGCGGGCATCGCCGTCGAAGCCGGGCGGGCGCTGGTGCTCGATCGTGAGGCGATGTTGAAAGCCGCCGATGAGGCGGGCATATTCGTCTGCGGCATCGATACATCACTGGGTGGCGACATGGTGGGCGGAGACATGATCGGATGA
- the lpxA gene encoding acyl-ACP--UDP-N-acetylglucosamine O-acyltransferase, with translation MSTIAASAKIHPTAVVEDGAVIGENVVIGALAYVGPKVTLHDDVRLHNHAVVSGLTVIGRGSVVHPMAVIGGTPQAVRHDGSETTLEIGERCIMREGVTMNAGSSDGGGKTIVGDDNLFLANSHVAHDCRLGRHIILSNNVMLAGHVTIEDRAILGGGCAVHQFTRIGRQAFIGGLSAVNYDVIPYGMLNGNPGILGGLNVVGMTRSGIERADIHKVRRVYKAIFEAEGTIRGNAAAIDRNDYLDCPQALEIIDFIGAGSDRAISSPNRGK, from the coding sequence ATGAGCACGATCGCGGCTTCGGCGAAAATCCACCCGACTGCCGTTGTCGAGGATGGCGCAGTCATCGGTGAGAATGTCGTCATCGGTGCACTTGCCTATGTCGGGCCGAAGGTGACGTTGCATGATGATGTCCGCCTGCACAACCACGCCGTGGTGTCGGGCCTCACGGTCATCGGTCGCGGATCGGTCGTGCATCCCATGGCAGTCATCGGCGGCACGCCCCAGGCGGTTCGCCATGATGGTTCGGAAACAACGCTCGAAATCGGTGAACGCTGCATCATGCGCGAAGGCGTGACGATGAATGCCGGGAGTTCCGATGGCGGCGGCAAGACCATTGTCGGCGACGACAATCTTTTCCTCGCCAATTCGCATGTGGCGCATGATTGCCGTCTCGGCCGCCACATCATCCTGTCCAACAATGTGATGCTGGCTGGCCATGTCACCATCGAGGACCGCGCTATTCTGGGTGGCGGCTGCGCCGTGCACCAGTTTACCCGCATCGGCCGCCAGGCTTTCATTGGCGGATTGTCTGCGGTCAATTACGACGTCATCCCCTATGGCATGCTGAATGGCAATCCCGGCATTCTCGGTGGCCTGAACGTCGTCGGCATGACACGCTCTGGCATCGAGCGTGCGGACATCCACAAGGTCAGGCGCGTCTACAAGGCGATCTTTGAGGCCGAAGGCACGATCCGCGGCAACGCGGCGGCTATCGATCGTAACGACTATCTGGATTGCCCGCAGGCGCTCGAAATCATCGATTTCATCGGTGCGGGCAGCGACCGTGCGATTTCTTCGCCCAACCGGGGCAAGTGA
- the gltA gene encoding citrate synthase, which yields MTEKSATVTLGEKQVELPVREGTIGPSVVDIATLYKHTGSFTYDPGFTSTASCESKITYIDGDEGVLLHRGFPIEQLAEQGDFLETCYLLLYGELPTAAQKKDFDTRVTRHTMVHEQMSRFFTGYRRDAHPMAVMCGTVGALSAFYHDSTDITDPHQRMVASLRMIAKMPTIAAMAYKYHIGQPFVYPKNDLDYASNFLHMCFAVPCEDYKVDPVLARAMDRIFILHADHEQNASTSTVRLAGSSGANPFACIAAGIACLWGPAHGGANEAALNMLNEIGSVDRIPEYIARAKDKNDPFRLMGFGHRVYKNYDPRAKIMQKTMYEVLEATGNSDDPIMQVALELEKIALSDPYFVEKKLYPNVDFYSGITLKALGFPTTMFTVLFALARTVGWIAQWNEMIEDPQQRIGRPRQLYTGAGKRDYVPVSKR from the coding sequence ATGACGGAAAAAAGCGCTACAGTGACACTTGGCGAAAAGCAGGTGGAACTCCCGGTCAGGGAAGGCACGATTGGACCAAGCGTCGTCGATATCGCCACGCTCTACAAGCACACGGGCTCCTTCACCTACGACCCGGGTTTCACGTCGACGGCCTCCTGCGAATCCAAGATCACCTATATCGACGGTGACGAGGGCGTTCTCCTGCATCGTGGTTTCCCCATCGAGCAACTGGCTGAACAGGGCGACTTCCTCGAAACCTGCTATCTGCTGCTCTACGGCGAACTGCCGACGGCTGCGCAGAAGAAGGATTTCGACACCCGCGTCACGCGCCACACCATGGTGCATGAGCAGATGAGCCGCTTCTTCACCGGCTATCGTCGCGACGCACACCCGATGGCCGTCATGTGCGGCACGGTCGGCGCTCTCTCGGCCTTCTATCACGACTCGACGGACATCACCGATCCGCACCAGCGCATGGTCGCTTCGCTGCGCATGATCGCGAAGATGCCGACGATCGCCGCCATGGCCTACAAGTACCATATCGGCCAGCCCTTCGTTTACCCGAAGAACGATCTGGATTACGCCTCCAACTTCCTGCACATGTGCTTTGCCGTGCCGTGCGAGGACTACAAGGTGGACCCGGTTCTGGCCCGCGCCATGGATCGCATCTTCATCCTGCATGCCGATCACGAGCAGAACGCCTCCACCTCCACGGTGCGTCTTGCCGGTTCGTCGGGTGCAAATCCGTTCGCCTGTATCGCGGCTGGCATCGCCTGCCTCTGGGGTCCGGCTCACGGCGGCGCCAACGAAGCGGCGCTCAACATGCTGAACGAGATCGGCTCTGTCGACCGCATCCCGGAATATATCGCCCGCGCCAAGGACAAGAACGATCCGTTCCGCCTGATGGGCTTTGGCCACCGCGTCTACAAAAACTACGACCCGCGCGCCAAGATCATGCAGAAGACGATGTACGAAGTGCTGGAAGCCACCGGCAATTCCGACGATCCGATCATGCAGGTCGCGCTCGAACTGGAAAAGATCGCCCTTTCCGACCCATACTTCGTCGAAAAGAAGCTCTACCCGAATGTCGACTTCTATTCGGGCATCACGCTGAAGGCGCTCGGCTTCCCCACCACCATGTTCACCGTTCTCTTCGCTCTCGCCCGCACCGTCGGCTGGATCGCACAGTGGAACGAAATGATCGAAGATCCGCAGCAGCGCATCGGCCGTCCGCGCCAGCTCTATACGGGCGCCGGCAAGCGCGATTACGTTCCGGTTTCCAAGCGTTAA